Genomic DNA from Coffea arabica cultivar ET-39 chromosome 7e, Coffea Arabica ET-39 HiFi, whole genome shotgun sequence:
AAAATCGTGTAATTGTCATTCATGGTAAATCAAGTCTAGCAGGTCAAGAACTGAATGCGAAGCTAACTATGGGAGGCAATTCTTTGTTGGAAAAATTTTCAATACTTTATAGACTATGGTTTGAATGTGGCTGAGTCTGCTCCAAAGGTAAACATTTGTCTGCTTATGTCTTAATTTCTTCCTGTAGATGTTGTTTGGTTTGTAGAATTGCATGATAGAAACTGTTTTTTAAGGAAAGTAGTCCAGgatgaggaaagaaaagaaaggtatatacacacacaaatacatacatacatatttacacgtatatgtatatatatgtatatgatttACTAGTCGCCTCATAAATTCTATATCTACTGCAGTTTGGGAAAGCTTATTGCATCATCATTATCCTCCATTGAGAGAAATACCTCGTCCAAAAGTGAGAGCTCAACTTCTTCATCATTGCCTGCTTGGACACTGTAAATACCTTGAGAATCTGCGTTTGCATGGTGAACTCGACAGAGCACCCATTCACCGAGATCCTAAACAGAAATGGTGGAAAGTGGTAACTGAAGCAAGTTATAAGCTTAAGGAATTAATTCTATTTTCAATACAAAGTCAAAAGATCAGAAAACAACATAGGAAGAAATTCATAACCTAGCTAGACCTTCAATTGTGCTGCCTAGGTCGAAAGTCTAGCGGGAGTCCAAGGAGGAAGAAATCAAACTCATTAttcttttttgtgtttttcaaTAATGATGATGTACAATTGATTTCAAATTGTATTCAATTCTCAATGGTACTAGTGCAGGCTCCTTGCTTCATCTCGAATTGTTGTTTGCAGATTAAACGTCACATAAAATCCCATTAGCAATAAGGGAGGTGATGTGTTGGGTGGTTAGAGGAGAGAAAGTGCAAATAAGAGGTTCCGAATTCAAATACTTTCActtatacttaaaaaaaatttcattaacAGTATGGATTAATTTTCTTACACTGACACTGTATACACTGTCAGGATTGGATGAGtgataactatgcaaaatttaagtttgaaattcaacttttgcgtacatgtcataaatcaaacggtgatagtgtatacactgtcagtgtatataagatttattctaACAATATTACATAACTTTCAACCAAGACGGGCCCAAAAAAAATCAGACTCAACTAAGTAGGTTTTTCCTGTAATCTCTTTCCATAATCACCTTTTGAGAAATCTACAGGAAACAAGAACAAGCCTATACCGTTTATTCATTGTCCCTACTAACTTAGGCACTGAGCAAAGttacaaaaataatagtttaagcTTTGGGGTGCCTAATATTTTTGCTTAATACATAAGAATGCATTTTTTAAGGTTGAAGTCTCAGAATTTAGATCAATTCCTGGATTCTAAACCCCTTTTGTCCCTCTCCATTTCTTAAATTCCCTtgcttgggaaaaaaaaaattagaaaaaacgCCTTTTAAGGTTGATACCACATCTAATTTTCCTGAAGATAATAGAATCATCATCTACAGATCACATTAATCTAAAAGATATATAAATTCTCCTAATCGTGCTGGTTTGGAGAAACTCCTATCGATATGTTGATTTTTTTAGAATTCTTTTGGCAAGAAGCCTACCAATATTTTGATGCCTTTGATTTAATAATTGGATGGAGAATATcttagatacaccacttttagTAAATATTGTCAATGACCTTTTTATAGCAAAAGTACAGTGGATTTTTCTGAAGAAACTCAGACAACAAACATCCTAAAatttgagagagaaaggagaggaCATATGAAACATAATTGAACTTGCTTACTTTCTGTCCATCCCTCCCTTTTTTGACATGCCTTTTGAACAAATGATATTCCTCCATCACCCAATTAGTCTGGATCCTTTTCTGAACTTGATCAATGCAGAACACCCAATATTTCTTGATTCCCAATTTTTTGCCAGCACCTGTGACTATATCTTCATCCATGTCTAGTTCTTCCCAGTGCCCTTTTTCAGTAGCTCGCCCTTGGATCACTTGGCTGAAGAAATACCATTGATTTTGGCTCATCAAAGCTTTCTCTTTTAATCCCACAAACAAGACGATTAATCAACTTTAATAGATAAAATCATAAACAAAGTTCTGCATGAAACTACTAGAATTTTagctagagaaaaaaaaaaatttgagatttcCTACCATTGAGCTCCCATGGATCAGTTGAACAAAGATCCAGCTCAGGGATGATGCTAGGATTGCATGGTAAATTGGTGACCTTTCGGTGGAGGAAGTAACCAATAAGTTCTTCATCGGTTGGATGGAAATGAAAACCAGGAGGAAGGATTATTCTGCTATCTCGCATGGTAGAAGTAAGCAGTATTAAGATTTCTATGTGATGACAATTTTCTTCTAATTAGAACTTTGTTTTGAAAGACAAGGTCAAATAATTGGATCTTCTCATTCTTGTGTATTTATAGGAGAGATAGGAGTATAATTTAAGAAAGTAGAGTTGATAATTAGTTGGGTTGAAAGGCTGCCGTGGTGGACCAAATATAGATTTgaagggggaaaaggaaattTAAATTCAGAACCCCTAATTCTTCAATTATTGATACAGTTACTGCTAATTTATGAATATCAATTCCAACGACTGATTAAGGACATTTATAGTCTTCATTCAACCCTCCaatcatttccgttaagtttaacggatactgtcatctttacaatttagttcaaagtacggGGTAtcgtgttatatattttgaaactacGGAAAATTTTTCTGTACATTAGGTTTACCACAAAGagtttttttgtattttaccctAAATATTATGTTCGAAGATTTTCAGTATACTTTTCTTGggcttttaatcttttttttttttttttttttttgctggggCTCCATGTACGCataaacagttggacaaatagACTACTGCCTTGTCTCAAATGTTTTGCACTATTTCCAAAAAATCCAACTTTCTAGAATTTGTTGTTGTTAGTGGCAGTCGTCTAAACAATTATAAATTTGCTCTCCTTATTCGAATTTTGAACAGTTTGATACATGTTATCTACAAAATTTTACAAGGGATCAAAGTGACGAAAGAGAAAgttatatgatttttttttttttgtctaatgACAATATTTTACGCCTACTTTTATTTTTACATTATAGGACATGGGGAAGTCCAACtgaattttagatttttttttttcaagcttCAGACCTTGTGCATGAGAAAATTTCTACGAGACTCTCTCTAACCACTGGATCAAAAGTCAGTGGTCGAGTAATAGTTATATTTTGACCTTTTAAGAATTACAGCAATTTGGAATTAGGAAAACCGAGAAGTATAAGGAAaagtattcttttttttttttcctaaaaccAAAATCATATAGGATGCTTAAGTGGCCAAGAATGATGATAAAGTAGAAACTAGAAAATGTAGGGACATAATAATGACAGTCAATCTTGATATCAAGTTTACGTGTGCAAACACTTGTGTGCTGATTTGGAAAGTTACCACATACTAGAAGAAAGTTACTAAAATTAGACAAGCATCAAAAAGCAACATGAAATTGAtcaagaaagaatgaatttatACAGCACATTAGTatcttttttgaaaaaaatatttagtaCGCAAGGGATGGGATttaagaaatgaaaagaaagtagGAGATTTAAAAATCAAAACCACTAATTTTTAAAGTCTCAATTAggactgcaaacgaatcgagccgctcgcgagccgctcGAGTCGAACTCGATATTAATCGAGATCGAGCCGGCTTGAGTCAAACTCGAgttcagaatattaagctcgttaggctCGCGagtttgagtatatatatattatttatttttatttaataatgaaattacgtatattatatatatttttttattttttattttcatagtaaaattaggtatatatccttaatattttattatttattaagaaaaaaatattattttatttattttttaaaaaaaaataattattttttatttttttcgagctcgagcttgaaaattgccggctcgtcgagctcgagcttgataaaatttagttaaagctcgactcgattagctcaaaactcgactcggctcgactcgTTTACAGCCCTAGGCTCGACCTTAGAAGCACTTTAATACACTTGATTAGTGTAGAAGCAAAAATGACGAGGTTTCAATTCTATAATAAAACTTTTTAACCTCGTTGAAACGAATACTCTCTTTCCATTTtttgatttccttttttttttggttcctaattaataaaatatgtcagctttaattgtttttttcctctaaattttttaaaacttcCTGCAATATAGTCCCCCAcatctttgtttttgtttttttttttttcgcttcAACTGAAATAGATGGTGGGAGAGAATTCGGTAATTTTGAATATTAAGTTTCCCTTTTGAACATTCACATACATGTTCACTCAAAATTGACGAGTTTAAAACGGATT
This window encodes:
- the LOC113698511 gene encoding NAC domain-containing protein 104 isoform X1, whose translation is MRDSRIILPPGFHFHPTDEELIGYFLHRKVTNLPCNPSIIPELDLCSTDPWELNEKALMSQNQWYFFSQVIQGRATEKGHWEELDMDEDIVTGAGKKLGIKKYWVFCIDQVQKRIQTNWVMEEYHLFKRHVKKGRDGQKDLGEWVLCRVHHANADSQGIYSVQAGNDEEVELSLLDEVFLSMEDNDDAISFPKLQ
- the LOC113698511 gene encoding NAC domain-containing protein 104 isoform X2, which translates into the protein MGAQCQVIQGRATEKGHWEELDMDEDIVTGAGKKLGIKKYWVFCIDQVQKRIQTNWVMEEYHLFKRHVKKGRDGQKDLGEWVLCRVHHANADSQGIYSVQAGNDEEVELSLLDEVFLSMEDNDDAISFPKLQ